A window of the Bdellovibrio sp. ZAP7 genome harbors these coding sequences:
- a CDS encoding MerC domain-containing protein, producing MDEQILNGKPVFKAVETVSGTDLKSSFAMNPNAAPCCDVDHSQHDQFAEETDIWDRLGMFLSTLCAIHCLVTPLLILALPVMGQAFESHWVHLSMAAVILPIGLFAFWSGYKHHRQSKVLAMGVTGLLLVCAGSVLPHEMVEVFEHDVVTILGSLILVSAHWLNRKACQCEVHSH from the coding sequence GTGGACGAGCAAATTTTAAACGGAAAACCAGTTTTTAAAGCAGTGGAAACTGTTTCCGGCACGGACCTAAAATCTTCCTTCGCGATGAATCCAAACGCAGCCCCTTGCTGCGATGTCGATCACTCTCAGCATGATCAATTCGCCGAAGAAACCGACATCTGGGATAGGCTTGGGATGTTTTTGTCGACGTTGTGTGCGATTCACTGTTTAGTAACGCCGCTTTTGATTCTGGCTTTGCCTGTGATGGGGCAGGCTTTTGAGTCTCACTGGGTGCATCTGTCGATGGCCGCGGTGATTTTACCGATCGGGTTGTTTGCGTTTTGGTCGGGCTATAAGCATCATCGTCAAAGCAAGGTGCTAGCAATGGGTGTGACAGGATTGCTGCTGGTTTGTGCAGGGTCGGTTTTGCCTCACGAAATGGTTGAAGTATTTGAGCACGATGTCGTGACGATCTTAGGAAGTCTAATTTTAGTATCCGCGCATTGGCTGAATCGCAAAGCCTGTCAGTGCGAAGTTCACTCTCACTAA
- a CDS encoding efflux RND transporter permease subunit, with protein MNLPSLSIRRPITILCVVLLTLILGVFSLFKMPVDLFPDVTFPILSVQITYPGASPLDLEKQVSKPIEDELGGLPGLKTLTANNLDGVVVLVLEFSLGTDIKEMEQDVRNRIGNIRRDLPADMYEPVIRRFDPADQPIVTLALVAEMEDGEAYDLANEVVKPIFERLKDVGQVDIYGGRKQEIHVVIDKNKLQDRKISMLQVSQRVLETSKDTPIGKIENPTHETTLRTSGEFESLKQIEEVNVNFIGSDRPVMVKDIGQVIKSLEDQKTMGRIRGKKALLMQVYKQRGSNTVAVADNIKKNIAKANELLQTKGIKAEVKLVRDTSRPIRLNVADVNESIMIGIGLCVLVVFFFLGSARSTLITGMALPNSLLGGFVIMFAMGFTINLMTLLALSLAVGLLIDDAIVVRENIFRHLEMGKRPKDAALDGTKEVAMAVVATTLVVIAVFGPISFLQGIVGQFFKQFGLTVVFTMLISLFDAFTVAPMMSAYLAHPDEHNKGNNIIGKMLSAFDRFQTRLEDIYERLLKFTINHPKTILTGAFFVFVASMVTVAFIPKTFLPAADAGEFSVSIELPVGSSLEATGNFVSEVEKVFDGDKAVDIVVATVGSFNNESNKASLYVRLVDPKQRSMKTTDYTEDLRKRLEPFKKRAIVSIGEFDPVNSGQKPLNINLTGQDLEELNKYAEQVVARIRQIKGLVDVDTNFRAGKPEYHVIFDRNRSEALGVSTVKAGAELRNRTEGNEDTIYRENGIDYKVRVRFNEKDRDLRSNFATTLVPNANFNMIPLARVARGEESKGYSQINRQNKSRFIQVSANLAKGGALGTVSQEIEKIFKTELKPPAGIEYRFQGQADDFKDLINNMLIAIFLGVTFIYLVLASLYESFITPFTILLALPLAMTGAFIALLITGKTIDIFSLIGIVLLLGVVAKNSILLVDYTNHLLQEGMERKDALLKACRTRLRPILMTSLALIAGMIPIAIGLNEASAMRTSMGIAIIGGLISSTLLTLVVVPAAFGFIDDFRIWVRKVLAKISGYEGG; from the coding sequence ATGAATTTACCAAGTCTTTCGATTCGTAGACCGATCACAATTCTTTGTGTGGTTTTGTTAACCCTGATTCTGGGTGTGTTTTCTTTATTTAAAATGCCCGTGGATCTTTTTCCTGATGTAACGTTTCCGATTCTGTCGGTGCAAATCACTTATCCAGGGGCTTCGCCTTTGGATTTGGAAAAGCAAGTTTCCAAACCGATCGAAGATGAGTTGGGTGGATTGCCCGGGTTAAAAACTCTGACAGCAAACAATTTGGATGGCGTGGTGGTTCTGGTATTGGAATTCAGTCTTGGCACTGACATCAAAGAGATGGAACAAGATGTTCGTAATCGTATCGGCAATATTCGCCGTGATTTGCCAGCGGATATGTACGAACCCGTGATTCGTCGTTTTGACCCCGCCGATCAACCGATTGTCACTTTGGCTTTAGTCGCTGAAATGGAGGACGGGGAGGCCTACGACCTTGCGAATGAAGTCGTAAAGCCGATCTTTGAACGTCTTAAAGATGTGGGGCAGGTTGATATCTATGGGGGGCGTAAGCAAGAGATTCACGTTGTCATTGATAAAAACAAACTTCAGGATCGTAAAATTTCGATGTTGCAGGTGTCTCAAAGAGTTTTAGAAACTTCCAAAGATACGCCGATTGGTAAGATCGAAAATCCCACTCATGAAACCACCTTACGTACCAGCGGCGAGTTTGAATCTTTAAAACAAATCGAGGAAGTAAACGTCAATTTCATCGGATCCGATCGCCCGGTGATGGTCAAAGATATTGGTCAGGTTATTAAAAGTCTTGAAGATCAAAAAACCATGGGCCGCATTCGAGGAAAAAAAGCCCTGTTGATGCAAGTTTACAAACAGCGCGGTTCCAACACTGTCGCCGTGGCTGATAATATCAAAAAGAACATTGCTAAGGCCAATGAGCTATTACAGACAAAAGGCATTAAAGCTGAAGTGAAGCTCGTGCGTGATACGTCACGTCCGATTCGTCTGAACGTGGCCGACGTGAATGAGTCCATCATGATCGGTATTGGGCTTTGCGTTTTGGTCGTTTTCTTTTTCTTGGGATCGGCGCGTTCGACACTTATCACGGGAATGGCATTGCCGAATTCCTTGCTGGGTGGCTTTGTGATCATGTTTGCCATGGGATTTACCATCAACTTGATGACTCTGTTGGCGCTTTCCCTGGCGGTTGGGTTATTGATTGATGACGCGATCGTGGTGCGGGAAAATATCTTTCGACATTTGGAAATGGGTAAACGTCCTAAGGATGCCGCCTTGGATGGAACTAAAGAAGTGGCCATGGCCGTTGTCGCAACGACCTTGGTTGTGATCGCGGTGTTCGGTCCGATCTCCTTCTTGCAAGGGATTGTGGGGCAATTCTTTAAGCAATTCGGTTTAACGGTCGTATTTACGATGCTTATTTCTTTGTTCGACGCCTTCACCGTGGCACCGATGATGTCAGCTTACCTGGCGCATCCGGATGAACACAATAAAGGCAATAACATCATCGGTAAGATGCTAAGTGCTTTTGATAGATTTCAAACTCGCTTAGAGGACATCTACGAACGTCTTTTGAAATTCACCATCAATCATCCTAAAACCATTTTAACTGGGGCATTTTTTGTTTTCGTGGCGTCTATGGTGACTGTGGCGTTTATTCCTAAGACGTTCTTGCCCGCTGCCGATGCCGGAGAGTTCTCTGTTTCTATAGAATTGCCGGTGGGTTCTTCATTGGAGGCGACGGGGAATTTTGTTTCGGAAGTTGAAAAAGTTTTTGATGGCGATAAAGCCGTCGACATCGTGGTTGCTACGGTGGGTTCTTTTAATAACGAATCCAACAAGGCAAGTTTGTATGTCCGCTTGGTAGATCCGAAGCAACGCTCGATGAAGACAACAGATTACACGGAAGATTTGCGTAAGCGCTTGGAGCCATTTAAAAAACGCGCCATTGTCAGTATCGGAGAGTTTGATCCCGTAAATTCAGGTCAAAAACCTTTGAATATCAATCTGACCGGCCAAGATCTGGAAGAGTTGAATAAATACGCTGAACAAGTGGTCGCGCGTATTCGTCAAATCAAAGGTTTGGTGGATGTGGATACGAACTTCCGCGCTGGAAAGCCTGAGTATCATGTGATCTTTGATCGCAATCGTTCCGAGGCGTTGGGTGTTTCCACGGTCAAGGCGGGTGCGGAGCTTCGTAACCGTACCGAAGGAAACGAAGACACGATCTATCGTGAAAACGGAATCGATTACAAAGTGCGCGTGCGCTTTAATGAAAAAGACCGTGATTTGCGTAGCAACTTTGCAACGACGTTGGTTCCGAATGCCAACTTTAATATGATTCCGCTGGCCCGGGTGGCTCGTGGTGAAGAATCAAAAGGCTATTCGCAAATCAACCGTCAAAATAAAAGTCGTTTCATCCAAGTTTCAGCGAACTTGGCAAAAGGAGGCGCCTTAGGAACTGTTTCTCAAGAGATTGAAAAGATCTTTAAAACCGAATTGAAGCCACCAGCAGGGATTGAGTATCGCTTCCAAGGTCAGGCTGATGACTTTAAAGATTTGATCAACAATATGTTGATCGCGATCTTCCTAGGGGTCACGTTCATCTATCTGGTCTTAGCGAGCTTGTATGAAAGCTTCATCACTCCATTTACAATCTTACTCGCATTGCCTTTGGCGATGACGGGGGCTTTCATTGCACTTTTGATCACGGGAAAAACTATTGATATTTTCTCGCTGATTGGGATTGTGCTGCTCTTGGGGGTTGTGGCTAAGAACTCGATCTTGCTGGTCGATTACACCAATCATCTTTTGCAAGAGGGTATGGAGCGTAAGGATGCTTTGTTAAAAGCCTGCCGCACCCGTCTGCGTCCGATCCTGATGACGTCACTGGCATTGATCGCGGGTATGATTCCGATCGCGATTGGTTTGAACGAGGCCTCGGCGATGAGAACATCTATGGGGATCGCCATTATCGGTGGATTGATCAGTTCAACGCTTTTGACATTGGTCGTGGTCCCTGCAGCCTTCGGCTTTATCGATGACTTCCGCATTTGGGTGCGCAAGGTGCTTGCCAAAATCTCTGGCTACGAAGGCGGTTAA
- a CDS encoding TolC family protein produces the protein MTSKLCVALFLLVSSQAFAMNLQEYLKSVEMHHKTIKALDVAKEAADDRNLAGDLELVPAMSAEVSYLSDKNPLSQFAMFGVPESKQLAYNLGFSKKFSSGTQASLWGTVTQFDNPGIVNPQFAAYSKFGYGQLGLTLSQSLWKDAFGHATRLRWERQDAATAAQKGDFDYKIRGVLVQAEAAYWEYLYAVENLKTAKGSLERAKKIESWTRRRVADGISDRADLLQGQALVAGRQLVLITAEDDLEAAKKAVLDAMELKEMSSFPNLEGDLSATRPLESLVSGGKGRVVQMEAYLKSLEAKAAAVQAEEVEDSFRPDLVLSGSYNTNTFSKDMPDATQNLGDVNNPTAKVALTLKYMFDTSVKRAAKDASKKNALASRLLAERQLLESDSAWSELNRRYGEMTRRVQSAEQFNKLQNDRSRATNDLFNKGRTITMNVVDAENDAATSELNMNRLKAEQRKMEAQARLFMTVEE, from the coding sequence ATGACAAGTAAACTGTGTGTCGCGCTTTTTCTGTTAGTATCGTCGCAAGCCTTTGCCATGAACTTGCAGGAGTATTTGAAATCCGTAGAAATGCATCACAAAACAATTAAAGCCTTGGATGTCGCAAAAGAAGCGGCAGATGATCGAAATTTGGCCGGCGACTTGGAATTGGTTCCCGCGATGTCAGCTGAAGTAAGCTATTTAAGTGATAAGAATCCTTTAAGTCAGTTTGCGATGTTCGGTGTTCCTGAAAGCAAACAGCTTGCCTATAATCTGGGATTCTCGAAAAAGTTTTCTTCCGGTACTCAAGCTTCCCTGTGGGGGACGGTTACTCAATTTGATAACCCAGGAATAGTAAACCCGCAGTTTGCGGCTTACAGCAAGTTCGGCTACGGGCAATTGGGATTAACTCTTTCTCAATCCTTGTGGAAAGATGCTTTCGGTCATGCGACACGTCTTCGTTGGGAGAGGCAAGATGCTGCGACAGCCGCACAAAAAGGGGACTTTGACTATAAAATCCGGGGAGTCCTGGTGCAAGCTGAAGCCGCTTATTGGGAGTACCTGTACGCTGTGGAAAATTTGAAAACAGCGAAAGGTTCTTTGGAGCGCGCTAAAAAAATTGAATCGTGGACTCGTCGCCGCGTGGCAGATGGGATCAGTGATCGTGCCGATCTTTTACAAGGTCAGGCCCTGGTGGCGGGACGTCAGCTGGTCTTGATTACCGCCGAAGATGATTTGGAGGCGGCAAAAAAGGCGGTCCTCGATGCGATGGAGCTTAAAGAGATGTCTTCCTTTCCGAATTTGGAAGGGGATTTAAGTGCCACTCGTCCATTGGAATCATTAGTAAGTGGCGGCAAGGGCCGAGTTGTACAAATGGAAGCTTATTTAAAATCCCTTGAAGCAAAGGCCGCAGCCGTCCAAGCCGAAGAAGTTGAAGACAGCTTCCGTCCTGACCTGGTGTTAAGTGGTTCCTATAATACCAATACTTTTTCTAAAGACATGCCAGATGCGACCCAAAATCTGGGCGACGTAAATAATCCGACTGCAAAGGTGGCATTAACTTTAAAATACATGTTTGATACTTCGGTTAAACGTGCGGCTAAAGATGCCTCTAAGAAGAATGCTCTGGCTTCACGCTTACTCGCGGAACGTCAACTCTTAGAAAGTGATAGCGCCTGGAGTGAGCTCAACCGACGTTACGGAGAGATGACTCGTCGAGTGCAAAGTGCCGAGCAATTTAATAAGCTGCAAAACGATCGCTCGCGCGCGACGAATGATCTTTTTAATAAAGGTCGCACCATTACGATGAATGTGGTCGACGCCGAAAATGATGCTGCCACTTCGGAATTAAATATGAATCGTTTAAAGGCTGAACAAAGAAAAATGGAAGCCCAAGCCCGTTTATTTATGACGGTGGAGGAATAG
- a CDS encoding HNH endonuclease family protein, producing the protein MKFATFMGVFATALLSANTTLAEESSQTMPPVHASQTGDSQQAVPAPYTDKPQWHQFYMIDDTNLDQVTVRGTQTMPMELMAPTELISAFARKVKVAVVNLLRWNQYNYDMPVPTEKYMRKLHFGRWINDPSDETCMNTRAKVLVRDSKGEITYRNGKTCVVEDGLWDDPYTNTEITSSRQIQIDHMVPLKNAYMSGAFNWDYKTRCLYANYMGLKEHLVSAEAHQNMSKGDSGPEGYLPPFEPGRCQYIRNWIAIKMIWRLTLNPEEAKAISDNIIKYNCKASDFVFTKDELDNQRNVITQNLNFCMINKR; encoded by the coding sequence ATGAAATTCGCTACGTTTATGGGGGTCTTTGCAACAGCTTTGCTGAGTGCAAATACGACTCTGGCCGAGGAGTCATCACAGACGATGCCTCCGGTGCACGCATCACAAACGGGCGATTCACAGCAAGCGGTACCCGCTCCATATACAGATAAACCACAATGGCATCAGTTCTATATGATTGATGATACCAACTTGGATCAAGTCACAGTTCGCGGCACTCAAACAATGCCTATGGAACTGATGGCTCCCACGGAACTGATCTCGGCATTCGCCAGAAAAGTTAAAGTGGCAGTCGTGAACTTGCTTCGTTGGAATCAATATAATTACGACATGCCAGTACCGACTGAAAAGTACATGCGCAAGCTGCACTTCGGCCGCTGGATCAATGATCCTTCGGACGAAACCTGCATGAATACACGCGCCAAGGTTTTGGTTCGTGATTCCAAAGGCGAAATCACTTATCGCAATGGCAAAACCTGCGTAGTGGAAGATGGCCTGTGGGACGATCCGTACACGAACACGGAAATCACTTCATCTCGTCAAATTCAGATCGATCACATGGTTCCACTTAAAAACGCTTATATGTCAGGTGCATTTAACTGGGACTATAAAACGCGCTGTTTGTATGCGAACTACATGGGCCTGAAAGAGCACTTGGTTTCAGCCGAAGCTCACCAGAACATGTCCAAAGGCGATAGCGGTCCTGAAGGTTACCTTCCACCGTTTGAACCAGGTCGCTGCCAATACATCCGTAACTGGATCGCCATCAAAATGATCTGGCGTTTGACGTTGAATCCTGAAGAAGCAAAAGCTATCAGTGACAACATCATCAAGTACAACTGCAAGGCTTCTGATTTCGTCTTTACTAAAGATGAATTGGACAACCAACGCAACGTTATCACGCAGAACTTAAACTTCTGCATGATCAATAAAAGATAA
- a CDS encoding protein adenylyltransferase SelO family protein encodes MSTHQPPPIYELGPEFYDEVQPASFPKAQLRYRNQAAAESIGLGNLTESEWKSYFADFKPMPGNLVTALALRYHGHQFRSYNPQIGDGRGFLYAQFLVKEKLYDLGTKGSGRTPYSRTGDGRLTLKGAFREILATELLEAYGVNTSKTFSVFETGEELERHDEPSPTRAGVLVRLNHSHIRYGTFQRLAFFKESQNIIKLVDYCCRHYYPELLQYQGEERAAAFLQAVCRNAARTAAEWMLAGFVHGVLNTDNMNITGESFDYGPYRFMPQYDPAFTAAYFDQSGLYAYGRQPTSVLWNLHQLGFALKVGYPNLPYEELLEEFADDFNFESRRLFMHRLNIKNPLQDERASLEMDQEMMMNFFRFLSEAQPLFEQTFFDLHSGIDEDRLRNSAQSAVYAHPSFADLKKNLEFYEVLNEEKAAHPYFKNNKCCSLLIDELESIWAPIAENDDWSLFDKKLQEIRAIKGIY; translated from the coding sequence ATGAGCACTCACCAGCCCCCTCCTATTTATGAATTGGGACCCGAATTTTATGACGAGGTCCAGCCTGCAAGTTTCCCTAAAGCACAACTGCGCTATCGAAATCAAGCGGCGGCAGAATCTATCGGCTTGGGAAATTTAACTGAATCAGAGTGGAAATCTTATTTTGCGGATTTTAAACCGATGCCGGGAAATTTGGTGACGGCCCTGGCCCTGCGCTATCACGGGCATCAATTTCGCTCGTACAATCCGCAAATTGGAGATGGCCGAGGCTTTTTATACGCTCAGTTTTTAGTTAAAGAAAAACTTTATGATCTGGGCACAAAAGGCAGCGGACGCACTCCCTATTCGCGCACAGGCGATGGTCGCCTGACATTGAAAGGTGCCTTTCGCGAAATTCTCGCAACTGAACTTTTGGAAGCTTACGGTGTAAACACCAGTAAAACTTTTTCCGTTTTTGAAACCGGTGAAGAATTGGAAAGACACGACGAACCGTCACCGACCCGCGCTGGTGTACTAGTGCGTTTAAATCACAGCCACATTCGCTATGGTACTTTTCAACGTCTGGCATTTTTTAAAGAGTCTCAAAACATCATAAAGCTCGTAGATTACTGCTGTCGCCATTACTACCCAGAGCTTTTGCAATATCAAGGCGAAGAAAGAGCCGCTGCATTTCTCCAAGCGGTTTGCAGAAATGCAGCACGCACCGCTGCGGAATGGATGTTGGCTGGATTTGTTCATGGAGTTTTAAATACTGATAACATGAATATCACGGGTGAGTCTTTTGACTATGGTCCGTATCGCTTCATGCCGCAATATGATCCCGCGTTCACAGCTGCGTATTTTGACCAAAGTGGTCTTTATGCCTACGGTCGTCAACCGACTTCGGTGCTGTGGAATTTGCATCAATTAGGATTCGCTTTAAAAGTCGGATATCCGAATCTGCCCTATGAAGAATTACTTGAAGAGTTTGCCGATGACTTTAACTTTGAAAGTCGCAGACTGTTCATGCATCGCTTAAACATCAAGAATCCACTTCAGGATGAGCGTGCTTCCTTGGAGATGGATCAAGAGATGATGATGAACTTCTTTAGGTTTTTAAGCGAAGCTCAACCGTTGTTTGAGCAAACCTTCTTTGATCTGCATTCAGGGATCGACGAAGATCGTCTGCGCAACTCCGCACAAAGTGCTGTTTATGCTCATCCAAGTTTTGCGGATTTAAAAAAGAATTTAGAATTTTATGAAGTCCTAAACGAAGAAAAAGCGGCGCACCCGTATTTTAAAAACAACAAGTGCTGCTCTTTGCTCATCGATGAATTGGAATCGATCTGGGCGCCCATCGCCGAAAACGATGATTGGAGTCTGTTTGATAAAAAGCTGCAAGAGATCCGCGCCATAAAAGGCATTTATTAG
- a CDS encoding GFA family protein, translated as MSNQYQGSCLCQRVTFKIEGSFESFFLCHCKHCQKDTGSAHGANLFSSKTCLKWLSGEELVKSFTLPGTRHSKSFCSECGSALPGLQMNGQLLVVPAGSLDGEVSMKPNAHIFCSSKANWDVDLEKIRKFETFPDES; from the coding sequence ATGAGTAATCAATATCAGGGTTCTTGTTTGTGTCAGCGAGTGACGTTTAAAATCGAAGGCAGCTTTGAAAGCTTCTTTTTATGTCACTGCAAGCACTGCCAAAAGGACACAGGCTCTGCTCACGGAGCGAACTTGTTCTCCTCCAAAACGTGCCTAAAATGGTTGAGTGGGGAGGAGTTGGTAAAGAGTTTTACTTTGCCAGGTACCCGCCATTCCAAAAGCTTTTGCAGCGAATGTGGTTCGGCCTTGCCGGGTCTGCAGATGAATGGGCAGTTGCTGGTCGTTCCTGCGGGAAGTTTAGACGGCGAGGTTTCTATGAAACCCAATGCTCATATTTTTTGTTCAAGTAAAGCCAACTGGGATGTCGATCTTGAAAAGATCAGGAAGTTCGAAACATTCCCTGATGAATCATAG
- a CDS encoding RluA family pseudouridine synthase, with the protein MFKILFEDDWFLAAEKPAGLPSQATVDKSRPDFFTQLKKQLQAERGADFYLALHHRLDRDTSGVMIFAKNKEANDPLANMFKKHLIQKTYRCLTRNRKMPETWEIQNHLAEVKDHKLKKTKMKSTTSGGDKAHTKFRLIEKFKSGMLVEAQPLTGRMHQIRVHLAEEHMGIFGDDIYPCNKTPVAPRLMLHALSLEFTHPFTHVPIKIESALPEDMEEFIKTLR; encoded by the coding sequence ATGTTTAAAATTCTGTTCGAGGATGACTGGTTTTTAGCGGCTGAAAAGCCCGCCGGTCTTCCTTCGCAAGCGACGGTGGACAAAAGCCGTCCTGACTTCTTCACTCAATTAAAAAAACAACTTCAGGCTGAGCGAGGCGCTGATTTTTATCTAGCCCTACACCACCGCTTGGACCGCGACACTTCGGGCGTGATGATCTTTGCAAAAAACAAAGAGGCGAATGATCCTTTGGCCAATATGTTTAAAAAGCATTTGATCCAAAAAACCTATCGCTGCCTGACCCGCAATCGCAAAATGCCAGAAACCTGGGAAATCCAGAACCATCTGGCTGAAGTGAAAGATCACAAACTAAAAAAAACCAAGATGAAATCCACCACGTCCGGTGGCGATAAAGCTCACACCAAATTCCGTTTGATTGAAAAATTCAAATCAGGAATGCTGGTGGAGGCACAACCGCTGACAGGACGTATGCATCAAATCCGCGTGCATTTGGCAGAAGAACACATGGGTATCTTTGGCGACGACATTTACCCGTGCAATAAAACGCCAGTAGCTCCCCGCCTGATGCTGCATGCACTAAGCCTGGAATTCACTCATCCGTTTACCCACGTTCCGATAAAAATAGAATCTGCTTTACCCGAAGACATGGAAGAATTTATTAAGACGCTCAGATAA
- a CDS encoding high-potential iron-sulfur protein has translation MNRRGFFKTLASVAGVAVIAPTLLRAFSSEAQAQEKRRGAAPSGGAAAGGAMPMVDPNDSVAKAVKYVEDHTKAPEAKGNHCATCGFYGKKDADKGTCTIFAGKLVKANGWCASWNKKA, from the coding sequence ATGAACCGTCGTGGATTTTTTAAAACACTGGCATCCGTAGCAGGAGTCGCTGTTATCGCTCCAACACTTTTGCGTGCATTCTCTTCTGAAGCTCAGGCTCAGGAGAAAAGAAGAGGCGCAGCCCCTTCTGGTGGTGCGGCAGCTGGCGGCGCAATGCCAATGGTTGATCCAAATGATTCTGTAGCAAAAGCAGTGAAGTACGTTGAAGATCACACCAAAGCGCCTGAAGCAAAGGGCAATCACTGCGCGACTTGCGGTTTCTATGGCAAGAAAGACGCGGATAAAGGCACTTGCACAATCTTCGCTGGAAAATTGGTTAAGGCGAATGGGTGGTGTGCATCCTGGAACAAAAAAGCTTAG
- a CDS encoding helix-turn-helix transcriptional regulator has translation MSNELIEIDSNALRNLLKHHQMSQYDLAVRLDISTKTIQRWMNQSIRRVKPETINKLMEVLGPTAGEIKRDSPALSLRPTDKAVAEICSERSFQSIRLTDDWNRYLEILKSIHTEALSSEQCFVISRNIGISSFYLGKFQAAKIYLSKAMKYAELLQNENHMGDIRNWFARLDEAVGNLFKAEDYLNQNLQNLEKITRPSVLAEYSYVRGRVHLHRWQNAEAEIQLRRGLLTTLKARSKPYPLLAAWMYLHLVHLYLRTKNLPKAQACCRRFLSTAERSGWGRGILLGNYYLGIIEEFKNGSTTRSNQYFGKARMMHKCTLVDRYCPLLSQAEFLYFTLKGRYAEARTILAHRLFKTRRAEFYLASTTIDGLLLSKLNPGSHGIRKSMITKAKEYYQTQGIQYPLALIEKLEGRTEVSPQEIAEFYYY, from the coding sequence ATGAGCAATGAACTAATTGAAATCGATTCGAACGCCTTACGCAATTTACTAAAGCATCACCAGATGTCCCAGTACGATCTTGCGGTAAGGCTTGATATCTCGACGAAAACCATCCAGCGCTGGATGAACCAAAGTATTCGCCGAGTAAAGCCTGAGACAATCAATAAACTCATGGAAGTTCTGGGTCCAACCGCGGGGGAAATCAAAAGAGACTCCCCTGCTTTAAGTCTGCGCCCCACCGACAAAGCCGTGGCGGAGATTTGTTCTGAACGATCCTTTCAATCCATTCGCTTAACTGATGATTGGAATCGGTATCTGGAAATTCTAAAATCCATTCACACCGAAGCCTTATCCAGTGAGCAATGTTTTGTGATTTCCCGAAACATCGGAATTTCTTCTTTCTATCTGGGAAAATTCCAGGCTGCCAAAATTTACCTTAGCAAAGCGATGAAATACGCAGAACTTTTGCAAAACGAAAATCACATGGGGGATATTCGCAATTGGTTTGCACGCTTGGATGAAGCTGTCGGAAATCTTTTTAAGGCCGAGGACTATTTAAATCAGAACCTGCAAAACCTAGAAAAGATCACTCGCCCCAGTGTTCTGGCAGAGTATTCCTATGTCCGTGGCCGCGTCCATTTGCATCGCTGGCAAAATGCTGAAGCCGAGATCCAACTGCGCCGGGGTTTGCTTACGACTTTAAAAGCGCGCTCCAAACCTTATCCTTTGCTTGCGGCGTGGATGTATCTTCATTTGGTTCATTTATACTTACGTACCAAAAATCTTCCAAAAGCCCAAGCATGCTGCCGTCGATTCTTAAGTACCGCAGAAAGATCCGGGTGGGGCCGTGGGATTCTTTTGGGAAACTATTATTTGGGAATTATTGAAGAGTTTAAAAATGGTTCAACCACGCGCTCGAATCAATATTTTGGCAAAGCTCGCATGATGCACAAATGCACTCTGGTGGATCGCTATTGCCCGCTACTTTCCCAAGCCGAATTTTTGTATTTTACTTTAAAGGGCCGTTACGCTGAAGCCCGAACAATTCTTGCACATAGATTGTTTAAAACTCGCCGTGCGGAATTTTATCTGGCATCGACTACGATCGATGGCCTATTGCTTTCAAAATTAAATCCTGGCAGCCATGGCATCCGCAAAAGCATGATCACGAAGGCTAAAGAATACTATCAAACACAGGGCATTCAATACCCTCTGGCTTTGATTGAAAAACTTGAAGGGCGCACAGAAGTGTCACCTCAAGAAATCGCGGAATTTTACTACTACTAA
- a CDS encoding KH domain-containing protein gives MEKKIPTIIVRKPQTDSGSKSGAEDTSTMDFIPNKNEIIENARIKLEEILKLIVDFPEEISVTVTQGERTTIFNIDCSKRNFGRMLGSRGKMIGSLRNVTLAMTARHGIRSIIEVPYFSQDMKPLKQSA, from the coding sequence ATGGAAAAGAAAATACCAACAATCATCGTTCGTAAACCTCAAACCGACAGCGGATCAAAGTCTGGAGCTGAGGACACTTCAACGATGGATTTCATCCCCAACAAAAACGAGATTATAGAAAACGCTCGCATCAAACTCGAGGAAATCCTCAAGTTGATCGTCGACTTCCCGGAAGAAATTTCGGTGACAGTAACCCAAGGTGAACGCACAACCATCTTCAACATCGATTGTTCAAAAAGAAATTTCGGAAGAATGTTAGGTTCTCGCGGAAAAATGATCGGAAGCCTTCGTAATGTCACGCTAGCGATGACGGCTCGTCATGGAATCCGCTCGATAATAGAAGTTCCTTACTTTTCTCAAGACATGAAGCCACTGAAACAATCGGCATAA